The Polynucleobacter sp. MWH-UH2A DNA segment TTGCGCTAGCCTGCATCCTGGTGCCGATCATTTCACTTGCCCACAAACCCACAGACCCACCGCACCAGCAATACCCCGAAGGAAATTTCCAACTAGAAAATGGTTCGGTCATTCAAGACTTTAGCCTTTCTTATACCACCCAAGGCACCCTAAATTCCGACAAGAGCAATGCCATCCTCATGGTAACCGCCATCGGAGGCAACCATCACCGCATTGACTATCTGATTGGGCCAGGTAAAGCTTTGGATACTAATAAATACTTTGTGATTTGTACTGATGCAATTGGCAATGGACTAACAACCTCCCCATCGAATAGCAAGGCTCAGCCAAACATTAGCTTCCCTGAATTCAACATACGAGATATGGTGAATAGCCAACATCAATTAGTTGTAAATCATTTTGGCATTAATAAACTGGTAGCAGTAATAGGCGCCTCTATGGGTGGTATGCAAGCCTTGCAGTGGGCTGTTTCTTATCCCGATGCTATGCAGTCCGTCATCCCAATAATCCCCTTGGCTAAAACTCCCGCATGGACTACTGGTGTCCTTGAAATGCTTCGTCAAAGCATCATGACAGACCCAACATACCAAGGCGGAAAATACGATAAACCTGTTGAGCAAGGGATGCGGCTTTGGGCTGGATGGCTAAGTGGTGTAATCGTTAGAACACCTGCATATCAAGATCAACTAAACCCCACCCCAAATGCCGAAATTGAATACCTGAAAAAAATTCAAGACGCCGGCTGGAAACGTATGGATGCTAATGACTGGATATGGCAATCGCGAGCCTATGATCGACACGATGTAGGCTTCACCAAGGGATTTGATGGCAACACTACCGCCGCACTGAAATCTATTAAAGCAAAAACATTAATTCTGGCGGGAACTGGAGATTTACTTAATCCAGAGTCTGATGCCAAATCTACCGCCAAGCTTATTCCTGGAGCAAAATACATTGCAATTAATGATCGACTACCGATGGGTCATCTATCTGGCGCTGGCATTACTGAAGCTGAAAACGATCTTCAAAATAAATCAGTAAAAGCCTTTTTGTCCACCATAAAGCAGTAGACAAGGAAATCCTTCAAGCAACACACACCAACCCCGCCATTTGCGGGGTTAATTATTTATTGCCTTAAGAGCAGTACTTTGACTCGAGTGTGGCTGCGTTACTAGACTTATCATCCACCATCAAATTCAACTTTTTATAAGCCATCTCTTTATTTTCTGGTGTCTTGAGGTGGCGTTCAATCAAACTAGCGACATCCTTACGAATGGATGTATTGCCATACTGCAGACCTTTTAATGTTGATACTGCTTCAGCAGAAATTTTGCATTGCTGACTTACCAACGCAGATGAATCGGACGATGTACTTGCATACGCAAATGCTGCAAGTGAAATTGTTACACCTGCTAATAGAGTTTTTTTCATCTTAGTTCCTTATTTTGTGACCACATGTTGGACAGCAACCCATATCTTTTGCTCTCGTCTTTCTAAGAGCGGCATACACACTGGATTCTGAAATCTCCATCTTTCTAGCGGCTTGAGCTGCGCTCATGCCCCTCCCTATCCACTCCAAGGCTTGATGTGTTTTCGGTATCTGTCTCTTCATTTCATCTCCCAGTTCATAGACTATAACACAACTTCACAACTTGTGAAGTTGTGAAGTATAGTAATTTCATCATGACAAACCCTAATAAACGGTGTCATTTTTTGAAATTGACGAAAAGTGATCCAGGAAACCCCAGAAATAGTCTTGGGGTGATTGGAATAGTATGATTTGGGGAAACTAAGGAGCCATATATGTACCGTCTTGCTTTGCTTATCTCTTTTGCCTTGGGTCTAAGCGCTTGTGCCAACAACGATAAAAAAATCAGCTCATGGGAGGTAAATGATGTTTACCAATCCACTACCGTTACCCCAAATCCATCAACTGGTGGAAAAACTTATCTAGGGCCATCAGTTAATACGATGGATGAGTCTAATACCTATGAAATGTTTAATCTTCGTTCAGCAGAATCGCTACAAGGATCGAAGGCATACGAACTACAGATACATCTCACCTATTTCAATCAGGTGCGCGACTACAACTCTGCAAGACTCATTAACGGACCAGTGAGCAGCTTTAAGGTCATCTCAAAAGAGGCTGGACTTTGCGAATCTAGAGGTTGCATGTTTAAGGAGTTGCTATCCATCAAAGTAACTGACGCATTCTTAAAACAGAATATGAAAAATGGTTTTGAACTGAAGATTGGCTCTAAAGCTGGGGTTACAAGCGTTGTATACATTCCACCGCAGTACATACAGGGATACTTGAAAGCGGTAGATGGTGTTGCTTACTAGGTCCTAGTGGTAAAGGTCTTGCCGCCCTTGCTTGATTTTTTTGAAGCAACAAAAAACCGCCCGAAGGCGGTTTTTCTTTTGACAACTAATACTAATTAAGCAGCTTTGCGGCTTTTAGCAGCTGGCTTAGCTACAGCGTATTGACCTTGAAAGTTAGCCAATGCAGCATCAACATTCTTTTCAAAAGTAGCGAATGCGTCAGTAGCAGTTGCACGAACTTGGTCAAATTGTTGAATAGAAGCTTCGAAAGCAGTTTTGAATGCAGAAACAAATGCCTCAGAACCAGCAGGAGCAGATTTAGTAGCTTCTTTAACAAACTTAACTAAGTCATCACGTGCATCATCGATAGAAGCATCAACAACTTGAGCAACTTCTTTGTTGCCATTGCGAACAACTTTGTTTACCTTGGCTTGGTAAGCAGCAGCATATTTAGCAGCTTCTTGAGCAGCTTCTGGCTGAGCCAACTTAGCTAATTGCTGAGCATCTTTAATAGCCAACAACTGTGCGCTAGCATCTTGTGCAGCAGCCATTGCATCTTTAGCAGCAGCTTGATTGATTTCTGCCAATTCTTGAGCACTTTCAACTGCTACTTGTGCCAAATGTTTAGCATTCTCAACAGCTTTAGCTTGAGCTTGAGCGATTTGATCGTTTAATTGATTCTGGAACATGATTAATCCTTTAAGAAAATTTGGTTACGTTTTTTGTTGCGATGCACCATTGTTCCAAACTTTTTGCTGTATTGCAACAATTATTTGCTGCTTAGCAACAAATTAATAGGTATATATTATTTTATTGTTTATTTTCAATGACTTAGGAGTTAACAATAGGCAACAAAAAACCCAGAAAATCAATAGATTTACTGGGTTTATTTGAAAAGTACTGGCGGAGACGAGAGGATTCGAACCTCCGATCAGAGTTTTAGCCCCGATGCTCCCTTAGCAGGGGAGTGCCTTCGACCAGCTCGGCCACGTCTCCGTACTTTTACAACTGTTTACTACTAAATGCGCCCCACAGTTTAACGGATAACCGCTTCAGAGGGGTTTTACTAGCCTTTTGAGGGACTTACTTCTGATCCAACTCAAACGCCTTATGTAGAGCTCGTACCGCCAATTCCATATATTTCTCATCGATCACAACAGAGATCTTGATTTCGCTAGTAGAGATCATCAGGATATTGATACCCTCTTCTGATAGGGTGCGGAACATTTTGCTAGCGATACCAACATGCGAACGCATGCCAACACCGACTACAGAAACTTTGGATACTTTAGGATCCCCTGAAATTTCTTTAGCCTCAATGTGCGCTTGCACTGTGTTCTTCAGAATGTCCAGAGCCTTTTGATAATCAGCACGTGGTACCGTGAATGTGAAATCTGTCTTTCCTTCAACAGACTGATTCTGAATAATGATGTCCACATCAATATTTGCATCAGCGATTGGTCCTAGGATTTGATACGCGATGCCTGGGCGATCAGGAACTCCAAGTACGGTGATCTTCGCTTCATCACGCGCAAAGGCG contains these protein-coding regions:
- a CDS encoding alpha/beta fold hydrolase, with the translated sequence MYRSIIKGLALACILVPIISLAHKPTDPPHQQYPEGNFQLENGSVIQDFSLSYTTQGTLNSDKSNAILMVTAIGGNHHRIDYLIGPGKALDTNKYFVICTDAIGNGLTTSPSNSKAQPNISFPEFNIRDMVNSQHQLVVNHFGINKLVAVIGASMGGMQALQWAVSYPDAMQSVIPIIPLAKTPAWTTGVLEMLRQSIMTDPTYQGGKYDKPVEQGMRLWAGWLSGVIVRTPAYQDQLNPTPNAEIEYLKKIQDAGWKRMDANDWIWQSRAYDRHDVGFTKGFDGNTTAALKSIKAKTLILAGTGDLLNPESDAKSTAKLIPGAKYIAINDRLPMGHLSGAGITEAENDLQNKSVKAFLSTIKQ
- a CDS encoding phasin family protein — protein: MFQNQLNDQIAQAQAKAVENAKHLAQVAVESAQELAEINQAAAKDAMAAAQDASAQLLAIKDAQQLAKLAQPEAAQEAAKYAAAYQAKVNKVVRNGNKEVAQVVDASIDDARDDLVKFVKEATKSAPAGSEAFVSAFKTAFEASIQQFDQVRATATDAFATFEKNVDAALANFQGQYAVAKPAAKSRKAA